In a genomic window of Actinomadura rubteroloni:
- a CDS encoding acyltransferase family protein produces the protein MEKTPPVPRLAWLDVLRGVAALTVAFHHGSYHFVPAFRAHLIGYVNPGAWGVLVFFLVSGYIIPASLERTGSVRRFWIGRAFRIHPMLLVAIGAMVVLSLTGLKPLGDHPEPVTEVLAHLTMLQDLLAVPSLINVFWTLSYEMVFYLLTVALFAVGLHRRSAGVALALAGSAAALAAVLPVAALSGRAGTAPVTAAVAALVATAIVLACSRRAALARAGALLGGATGLVLVLANSRIAAWQGLVLLAMMFLGTAVHRSEQGRLAWRWTVLAGAGVVGTALLLPHWHVPDMVDGGVVRAWDTSLPLAVAAFAAAMALRGRRMPRALAGLGVVSYSVYVLHPVVLAAADGTVGRPGEDRPLWLAAYLVLVVAVSAATYRLVEVPARRAGRRVARRLDPRPAPDRPSAPVTVR, from the coding sequence GTGGAGAAAACGCCCCCTGTGCCCCGGTTGGCGTGGCTGGACGTCCTGCGGGGGGTCGCCGCGCTCACCGTTGCCTTCCATCACGGGTCGTACCACTTCGTGCCCGCGTTCCGGGCGCACCTGATCGGTTACGTGAACCCCGGCGCATGGGGCGTGCTGGTGTTCTTCCTGGTCAGCGGCTACATCATCCCGGCGTCGTTGGAGCGGACGGGTTCGGTGCGCCGGTTCTGGATCGGCCGCGCCTTCCGGATCCACCCGATGCTGCTGGTCGCGATCGGCGCGATGGTCGTGCTGTCCCTGACGGGCCTGAAACCCCTGGGAGACCATCCCGAACCGGTCACGGAAGTCCTCGCGCATCTCACGATGCTGCAAGACCTGCTGGCCGTGCCGAGCCTCATCAACGTCTTCTGGACGCTGTCGTACGAGATGGTGTTCTACCTGCTCACGGTCGCGCTGTTCGCGGTCGGCCTGCACCGGCGGTCGGCGGGCGTCGCGCTGGCGCTGGCCGGGTCGGCGGCGGCGCTGGCGGCGGTGCTGCCCGTCGCGGCGCTGTCGGGACGGGCCGGGACCGCGCCCGTCACGGCGGCCGTCGCCGCGCTGGTCGCGACCGCGATCGTCCTCGCGTGCTCGCGCCGCGCCGCGCTCGCCCGCGCGGGGGCGCTGCTGGGCGGCGCGACGGGCCTGGTCCTCGTGCTCGCCAACAGCCGGATCGCCGCGTGGCAGGGCCTGGTGCTGCTCGCGATGATGTTCCTCGGCACGGCCGTCCACCGCTCCGAGCAGGGCCGCCTCGCCTGGCGCTGGACGGTCCTCGCGGGCGCCGGGGTCGTCGGGACGGCCCTGCTCCTGCCGCACTGGCACGTCCCGGACATGGTGGACGGCGGCGTCGTCCGCGCGTGGGACACCTCGCTCCCGCTCGCGGTGGCCGCGTTCGCGGCGGCGATGGCGCTGCGCGGCCGGCGGATGCCGCGCGCCCTCGCGGGCCTCGGCGTCGTCAGCTACTCGGTGTACGTGCTGCACCCGGTGGTGCTCGCCGCCGCCGACGGGACGGTCGGCCGTCCGGGCGAGGACCGTCCGCTGTGGCTCGCGGCCTACCTCGTGCTGGTGGTGGCGGTGTCGGCCGCGACGTACCGGCTGGTGGAGGTCCCGGCGCGGCGCGCGGGCCGGCGGGTCGCACGGCGCCTGGACCCGCGGCCCGCTCCGGACCGTCCGTCCGCGCCGGTGACTGTGAGGTGA
- a CDS encoding fibronectin type III domain-containing protein gives MGSGGGVLRGLLRRDRLSGQVAVGAVGLLLVAALVYGVGRAGATYRVSDVGAWLGATAKGLVVHANGLAGRIDGKAALPAARGHAITVVQDGRTVLLVDETTGVVSRVDPSQLKVEQGRDLGAAGIQVVIGGGRAYTVDAVHGTVQRIDPVTLAASGPVTNLTPPLGRAGVDATGRLWVPVPQSGHLVPFTDGKPGTPVTAGRPGGGLGLTIAAGTPVAVDSENATATIVRPEGPRTIKLPSAVRAAGAGGVRLPATAESLTVPLLAARGELTLLDTGTGTVASVGLAVPRHRLGEPQVLGPRVYIPDESAGALLVYDYAARHAEKPIPVSGRSGPLEVFVKDGMLWANDPDGSTAVSLDQDGSIKHISKYDDKVAGGARKPLPAPGGGGGNGDPRPGDRPVRPLRPGDPPSAPRAVDPQGDAGTITVTFQSSDFGRVRPDGYVLRGPAGGPVPGASPAQVPQGGDYRFTVGGLQCGRPYSFQITVRYTDPRTHRQRNGASARFTSGACKEPAAPQNVQADPGNGTVAVAFDPGADAAAVTGYVLTDDAGTPFPGVKPLGTNAAHRFQVTGLSCSRDYTFRVAAKYTSGGRSAQALSETSATARPCTAPGQVTGFRATGVNHGASLSWNPAPGYDVGYRITANGATYTTTGTSYSLTGLTNDRQYDVTIVALNGAGEATPAHATADLAVAPHARTYNGHNNEYTSTILHTGPSTGDPRAGTFPKNFTGPVTVLCQASGTSVTDDNDPNLKSSVWDKIDYNGVKWVSDLYVNTPGSNAGQFSSTLWSCS, from the coding sequence GTGGGTTCAGGGGGCGGGGTGCTGCGCGGGCTGCTGCGCAGGGACCGGCTGTCCGGGCAGGTCGCCGTGGGCGCCGTCGGGCTGCTGCTGGTCGCGGCGCTCGTCTACGGCGTCGGACGGGCCGGCGCGACCTACCGGGTGTCCGACGTCGGCGCCTGGCTCGGCGCGACCGCCAAGGGCCTCGTGGTCCACGCCAACGGCCTCGCCGGGCGGATCGACGGCAAGGCCGCCCTGCCCGCCGCGCGCGGCCACGCGATCACCGTCGTGCAGGACGGCCGGACGGTCCTGCTGGTGGACGAGACCACCGGTGTCGTCAGCCGCGTCGACCCGTCCCAGCTCAAGGTGGAACAGGGACGCGACCTCGGCGCGGCCGGGATCCAGGTCGTCATCGGCGGCGGGCGCGCGTACACCGTCGACGCCGTCCACGGCACCGTGCAGCGGATCGACCCGGTGACGCTGGCCGCGTCCGGGCCGGTCACGAACCTGACGCCGCCGCTCGGCCGCGCGGGCGTGGACGCCACCGGACGCCTGTGGGTGCCGGTGCCGCAGTCCGGCCATCTCGTCCCGTTCACCGACGGGAAGCCGGGGACGCCGGTCACGGCCGGACGGCCCGGCGGCGGCCTCGGGCTGACGATCGCGGCGGGCACCCCGGTCGCGGTCGACTCGGAGAACGCCACCGCGACGATCGTCCGTCCCGAGGGGCCGCGCACGATCAAGCTGCCGTCGGCGGTGCGGGCGGCGGGCGCGGGCGGCGTGCGGCTGCCCGCGACGGCCGAGAGCCTGACCGTCCCGCTGCTGGCGGCGCGGGGCGAGCTGACGCTGCTGGACACCGGCACCGGCACGGTCGCCTCGGTCGGCCTCGCCGTGCCCCGGCACCGGCTCGGTGAGCCGCAGGTGCTCGGTCCGCGCGTCTACATTCCGGACGAGTCCGCTGGGGCGCTGCTCGTCTACGACTACGCGGCGCGGCACGCGGAGAAGCCGATCCCGGTGTCGGGACGGTCCGGCCCGCTGGAGGTCTTCGTCAAGGACGGGATGCTCTGGGCCAACGACCCGGACGGCTCCACCGCCGTCTCCCTCGACCAGGACGGCTCCATCAAGCACATCAGCAAATATGACGACAAGGTCGCGGGCGGCGCCCGCAAGCCGCTGCCCGCGCCCGGCGGCGGAGGCGGCAACGGCGACCCGCGCCCCGGCGACCGGCCGGTGCGCCCGCTGCGGCCCGGCGACCCGCCGTCCGCGCCGCGCGCCGTCGACCCGCAGGGCGACGCCGGGACGATCACCGTGACGTTCCAGTCGTCGGACTTCGGCCGCGTCCGCCCGGACGGCTACGTGCTGCGCGGCCCGGCGGGCGGCCCGGTGCCCGGCGCGTCGCCCGCGCAGGTCCCGCAGGGCGGCGACTACCGGTTCACGGTCGGCGGCCTCCAGTGCGGACGTCCGTACAGCTTCCAGATCACCGTCCGGTACACCGACCCGCGCACGCACCGGCAGCGCAACGGCGCGTCCGCGCGGTTCACCTCGGGGGCGTGCAAGGAGCCCGCCGCGCCGCAGAACGTCCAGGCCGACCCGGGGAACGGGACGGTCGCCGTCGCGTTCGACCCGGGCGCGGACGCGGCGGCCGTCACCGGCTACGTCCTCACCGACGACGCGGGCACGCCGTTCCCCGGTGTGAAGCCGCTCGGAACGAACGCGGCGCACCGGTTCCAGGTGACGGGCCTGTCGTGCTCGCGGGACTACACGTTCCGCGTCGCGGCCAAGTACACGAGCGGCGGACGTTCCGCGCAGGCACTGTCGGAGACGTCCGCGACCGCACGGCCGTGCACCGCGCCGGGCCAGGTCACCGGGTTCCGGGCGACGGGCGTCAACCACGGCGCGTCGTTGAGCTGGAACCCGGCGCCGGGCTACGACGTCGGCTACCGGATCACCGCGAACGGTGCGACGTACACCACCACGGGGACGAGCTACAGCCTCACCGGGCTCACCAACGACCGGCAGTACGACGTCACGATCGTCGCGCTGAACGGCGCGGGCGAGGCCACGCCCGCCCATGCCACGGCGGACCTCGCCGTCGCGCCGCACGCCCGGACGTACAACGGCCACAACAACGAGTACACGAGCACGATCCTGCACACCGGCCCGAGCACGGGCGACCCGCGCGCCGGGACGTTCCCGAAGAACTTCACCGGCCCGGTGACCGTCCTGTGCCAGGCGAGCGGGACGTCGGTGACCGACGACAACGACCCGAACCTGAAGAGCAGCGTGTGGGACAAGATCGACTACAACGGCGTCAAGTGGGTCAGTGACCTCTACGTCAACACGCCGGGATCCAACGCCGGCCAGTTCTCCTCGACCCTGTGGAGCTGTTCCTGA
- a CDS encoding AAA family ATPase, translating to MTEPPAAPEADAVAARFAQMFAALAQNIEHVVRGKRDKIELALVCLLAEGHLLVEDVPGVGKTTLARAVAASVDARWTRVQFTPDLLPSDITGVSIFNQAGNAFEFHPGPIFANLVVADEINRGSPKTQSALLEVMEERRVTVEGTPHPVPRPFLVLATQNPVDMDGTYPLPEAQLDRFLMRISMGYPDHRAEVEVLAGRPSGALLDRLPAVATRDDVAAMIDFASRLHVAAPLYDYVVRVVAATRGHEDLRLGASPRASLALLRAGRVRAAAAGRSYLVPEDVKALAVPVIAHRLIVTPEAELRGRTGADVVADVLATVAAPQAAGV from the coding sequence ATGACCGAGCCCCCCGCCGCTCCCGAGGCCGACGCCGTCGCCGCCCGGTTCGCGCAGATGTTCGCCGCGCTCGCGCAGAACATCGAGCACGTCGTGCGCGGCAAGCGCGACAAGATCGAGCTGGCGCTGGTCTGCCTGCTCGCCGAGGGCCACCTGCTGGTCGAGGACGTGCCCGGCGTCGGCAAGACCACGCTGGCCCGCGCTGTCGCCGCCTCTGTGGACGCCCGCTGGACCCGCGTCCAGTTCACGCCCGACCTGCTCCCCAGCGACATCACCGGCGTGTCGATCTTCAACCAGGCCGGCAACGCGTTCGAGTTCCACCCCGGCCCGATCTTCGCCAACCTCGTCGTCGCCGACGAGATCAACCGGGGGTCGCCGAAGACGCAGTCGGCGCTGCTGGAGGTCATGGAGGAGCGGCGCGTCACCGTCGAGGGCACGCCGCACCCGGTGCCGCGCCCGTTCCTCGTCCTCGCCACGCAGAACCCCGTCGACATGGACGGCACCTACCCGCTGCCCGAGGCCCAGCTCGACCGGTTCCTCATGCGGATCTCGATGGGCTACCCCGACCACCGCGCGGAGGTGGAGGTCCTCGCGGGACGGCCGTCCGGCGCGCTGCTGGACCGGCTGCCCGCCGTCGCGACCCGCGACGACGTCGCCGCGATGATCGACTTCGCGTCCCGGCTGCACGTCGCCGCGCCGCTCTACGACTACGTGGTCCGGGTCGTCGCCGCCACGCGCGGCCATGAGGACCTGCGGCTCGGCGCGAGCCCCCGCGCCAGCCTGGCGCTGCTGCGCGCCGGACGGGTCCGGGCGGCGGCGGCCGGACGGTCCTATCTCGTCCCCGAGGACGTCAAGGCGCTCGCCGTCCCGGTGATCGCGCACCGGCTCATCGTCACGCCCGAGGCGGAGCTGCGCGGCCGGACGGGCGCGGACGTCGTCGCGGACGTGCTGGCGACCGTCGCGGCCCCGCAGGCGGCAGGGGTCTGA
- a CDS encoding DUF58 domain-containing protein, translating into MLTPLGLATAAGSAALYAAGWWLGYPEPAALGAAGLAASAGALLWTLPRPRLEVRREIAPEKVARGEPAVGVLHVTNAGRAVRGGLAARDAAGSEPVAVDLPRMRRGGRRTVTYRLPTARRGEIPVGPLRLVRADPLGLARRVRSYGTPRTLLVRPRTVPLGLLPSGRAHHLEGPTSEKSPAGTATFHALREYVVGDELRHVHWKSSARTGTLMVRRLVDASLPTTTVLVDDRAAAWRDPDDFELAVDVAASVAVGAARASFPVRVLAASGPVAATRGGPGDAETVLDRLTRLALDPGGDRSVTDALRGVPGGGSLVVVVQDGSALARLAAVRARYDRVVALRVRPGDGAPVPPGVQAADVEGLDALTAAWPLLGRGR; encoded by the coding sequence ATGCTCACGCCGCTCGGCCTGGCGACGGCCGCGGGATCGGCGGCGCTGTACGCGGCGGGCTGGTGGCTCGGCTACCCCGAGCCCGCCGCGCTCGGCGCCGCCGGGCTCGCCGCGTCCGCCGGGGCGCTGCTGTGGACGCTGCCGCGCCCGCGCCTGGAGGTCCGCCGGGAGATCGCGCCGGAGAAGGTCGCGCGCGGCGAGCCCGCCGTCGGCGTCCTGCACGTGACGAACGCGGGCCGCGCGGTCCGGGGCGGGCTGGCGGCGCGGGACGCGGCCGGGTCCGAGCCCGTCGCGGTCGACCTGCCCCGCATGCGGCGCGGCGGGCGGCGGACCGTCACCTACCGGCTGCCGACCGCGCGGCGCGGCGAGATCCCCGTCGGGCCGCTGCGGCTGGTGCGCGCCGACCCGCTCGGCCTCGCGCGCCGCGTCCGCTCCTACGGGACGCCCCGCACGCTGCTGGTGCGGCCCCGGACCGTTCCGCTCGGGCTGCTGCCGTCCGGACGCGCGCACCACCTCGAAGGCCCGACGAGCGAGAAATCCCCGGCGGGCACCGCGACGTTCCACGCGCTGCGCGAGTACGTCGTCGGGGACGAGCTGCGGCACGTCCACTGGAAGTCGTCGGCGCGCACCGGGACGCTCATGGTGCGGCGCCTGGTGGACGCGAGCCTGCCCACCACGACCGTCCTCGTGGACGACCGCGCCGCCGCCTGGCGCGACCCCGACGACTTCGAGCTGGCCGTGGACGTCGCGGCGTCCGTCGCCGTCGGCGCGGCGCGGGCGAGCTTCCCGGTGCGGGTGCTGGCCGCGTCCGGGCCGGTCGCGGCGACGCGCGGCGGGCCCGGCGACGCCGAGACGGTCCTGGACCGCCTGACCCGGCTCGCGCTCGACCCCGGCGGCGACCGGTCCGTCACCGACGCGCTGCGCGGGGTGCCGGGCGGCGGGTCGCTCGTGGTGGTCGTCCAGGACGGTTCGGCGCTGGCCCGGCTCGCGGCCGTCCGCGCCCGCTACGACCGCGTCGTCGCGCTGCGGGTGCGGCCCGGGGACGGCGCGCCCGTGCCGCCGGGCGTCCAGGCCGCCGACGTGGAGGGCCTCGACGCGCTCACCGCCGCCTGGCCGCTGCTCGGGAGGGGCCGGTGA